In Sphingobacteriaceae bacterium, a single genomic region encodes these proteins:
- a CDS encoding outer membrane lipoprotein carrier protein LolA, with amino-acid sequence MKNLLLILVFSFATLHAQDQDPKAKAILDDLSKSTKTYKSITADLVFKMLNKEKKPIDKPQAWKIQTKGQKFRLEIPGNLIVCDGKTIWNYNKDAKEVTIKDYDPDNEEQNISKIFTLYETGYKYKYDRELKIGAVTCHAIDLFPAIKPEKKKFHTVKLFIDKNKKQIVQMKMMMKDGGEQTYEIKSLKSNIEIPDTQFTFDTKGFKADQINDERD; translated from the coding sequence ATGAAAAATTTACTCTTAATATTGGTTTTTTCTTTTGCTACTCTTCATGCACAAGACCAAGACCCAAAAGCTAAAGCTATTCTAGATGATTTAAGCAAGTCAACTAAAACGTATAAATCAATTACAGCAGATTTGGTTTTTAAAATGTTGAATAAGGAAAAAAAACCCATTGATAAACCGCAAGCTTGGAAAATTCAAACAAAGGGGCAGAAATTCCGTCTTGAGATTCCGGGCAATTTAATTGTTTGTGATGGAAAAACGATTTGGAATTACAATAAGGATGCTAAGGAAGTTACTATAAAAGATTATGATCCGGATAATGAAGAGCAAAACATCAGTAAAATATTTACTTTATATGAAACAGGGTATAAGTATAAGTATGATAGGGAGCTGAAAATTGGCGCAGTTACTTGTCATGCCATTGATTTATTTCCTGCCATAAAACCCGAGAAAAAGAAATTTCATACCGTGAAGTTGTTTATCGACAAGAATAAAAAGCAAATTGTGCAAATGAAAATGATGATGAAGGATGGGGGAGAGCAAACTTATGAAATTAAAAGTCTGAAATCGAATATTGAAATTCCGGATACACAATTTACTTTTGACACCAAAGGATTTAAAGCCGATCAGATCAATGATGAACGTGATTAA
- a CDS encoding PhoH family protein, translating to MTEKIITLESIDPIEIYGVNDIKLNIIKKHFSKLKLIARGYSLKVLGEENEIQNFEKKLNLLTEHYHKTGILTESVIERLLGPTGDNILEGKDEIVNNDVILFGNNGLVIKAKTPNQRKMTASIVKNDMLFAIGPAGTGKTYTAVALAVKGLKNKEVKRIILTRPAVEAGENLGFLPGDLKEKLDPYMQPLYDALSDMIPADKLNQYLENRTIQIAPLAFMRGRTLDNAFVILDEAQNTTESQMKMFLTRMGANAKFIITGDSTQVDLPSKQPSGLINAMKLLKNIEGIEFIYLDKSDVIRHKLVSAIVDRYGSEN from the coding sequence ATGACCGAAAAAATTATTACACTCGAAAGCATAGACCCCATTGAAATATACGGAGTAAACGATATCAAATTAAACATCATAAAAAAGCACTTTTCAAAACTCAAATTAATTGCCAGGGGTTATTCCCTTAAGGTGCTTGGCGAAGAAAATGAAATTCAAAATTTTGAAAAGAAACTGAATTTATTAACCGAACATTACCATAAAACCGGCATATTAACCGAATCGGTCATAGAACGACTGTTGGGACCCACCGGTGATAATATACTAGAAGGTAAAGATGAAATAGTTAACAACGATGTTATTTTATTTGGGAATAACGGATTGGTGATTAAAGCTAAAACACCTAACCAACGTAAAATGACGGCCAGTATTGTAAAAAACGATATGTTGTTTGCCATAGGACCAGCAGGCACAGGTAAAACCTATACCGCCGTGGCACTTGCGGTTAAAGGTTTAAAAAATAAGGAAGTAAAGAGAATAATTTTAACTAGGCCTGCTGTAGAAGCCGGAGAAAACTTGGGCTTTTTGCCCGGAGATCTAAAAGAAAAATTAGATCCTTATATGCAACCCTTGTATGATGCACTAAGTGATATGATTCCGGCCGATAAATTAAATCAGTATCTCGAAAACAGAACCATACAAATTGCACCACTTGCCTTTATGCGAGGCCGTACATTAGATAATGCCTTTGTTATTTTAGATGAAGCTCAAAATACAACCGAAAGTCAAATGAAAATGTTTTTAACTCGAATGGGCGCCAATGCTAAATTTATTATTACCGGCGACTCCACTCAGGTAGATTTGCCAAGCAAACAACCCAGTGGATTAATCAATGCCATGAAACTGCTTAAAAATATTGAGGGTATAGAATTTATTTACCTGGATAAATCAGATGTAATCAGACACAAATTGGTAAGTGCAATTGTTGACCGTTACGGGAGTGAAAATTAA